ATTGACGATCCGCAGCATGCCGTCCAGCGGCGCGTAGGCTCGGAGCAAGTCGTCCGGCGGAATGGAACCGGCAGACTGGCGCACTCCTTTTACAATAGACTCGGCCTCAGCCTCTACCCGCTTGATCTCGTTATCGATCGACATCCGTTCGAACACGATATACACCGACAGGTTGACGGCAATCAGCAGCACGGCAAACAATACGGACGAATATCCGTAGATTCTGCTGCGCAGACTCATACTTGCTCCTTCAGGACGTAACCAACACCCCGAACGGTATGTATTAAGGGTGGTGTGAATCCGTTATCAACCTTTTTGCGCACATAACGGATATACACATCCACCACATTGGTATCTCCATAATAATCGTATCCCCAGACGGCCTGAACAATCTGGTCCCGGCTCAGCACCTGGCGCTGGTTTTGCAACAGATACACCAATAGATCGAACTCACGCGGTGTAAGCTCAATCGATTGACCATCCCGGGATATCTCACGGGTTCCTTCATTCAGCTTCAATCCACCTGCGGTGAGCCAGCCTGTCTCATTTTCCGCCGTGTGCTCGGGTGATTGCGCCGTATCCCGTGGGACCGAAGTGGCAGAGTGGGTAGCAGCCGATGCAGCACTCAGGCGCAGTGCAGCGCGTACTCTCGCGAGCAACTCTTCAATACGGAACGGCTTTGTAATGTAATCGTTGGCTCCGAGATCGAGTCCGGATACTTTGTCTTCCACAGAGTCTTTGGCTGTGAGCATCAGAATGGGCACGGTCGCATCTTTGGCACGTATCCGCCGCAGCACTTCAATCCCACTCAGACCCGGCAGCATAATATCCAGCAGAATCAGATCCCATTGCCCCTCCCCATACATCTCCAGCCCTTCCGTTCCGCTGCTTGCCTTGCCTACCTGATATCCCTCATACTGTAAT
This window of the Paenibacillus marchantiae genome carries:
- a CDS encoding response regulator transcription factor, producing the protein MNEAVLVIEDEPKIARLLELELQYEGYQVGKASSGTEGLEMYGEGQWDLILLDIMLPGLSGIEVLRRIRAKDATVPILMLTAKDSVEDKVSGLDLGANDYITKPFRIEELLARVRAALRLSAASAATHSATSVPRDTAQSPEHTAENETGWLTAGGLKLNEGTREISRDGQSIELTPREFDLLVYLLQNQRQVLSRDQIVQAVWGYDYYGDTNVVDVYIRYVRKKVDNGFTPPLIHTVRGVGYVLKEQV